One window of the Pseudomonas lurida genome contains the following:
- a CDS encoding phage tail sheath protein, whose translation MAEVLNFEHNGITVNATESPEAMGGLGDNVIGLVGTAPNAHASIPKNAPFRINSFTTQALLDPTGAETGTLFHAVYQILKVVKVPVYVVIVEEGATPADTINNVIGGDEPVTGRKLGLAALASVPEDLTIIGAPGFTGTKAVAGEFASFGKRIKARVVLDGKDATVADQVTYSGELGGADLGFDRCLLVHNMPSVYSKAAKKNVFLAPSSLAIAALAKVKQWESPGNQVTFAEDVSRVVEYNILDTSTEGDLLNRYGVSYYARTILGGFSLLGNRSITGKFISYVGLEDAISRKLVKAGQKAMAKNLTKSFMDQEVKRINDWLQTLVADETIPGGSVYLHPELNSVEKYKNGTWYIVIDYGRYAPNEHMIYQLNARDEIIEQFLEDVL comes from the coding sequence ATGGCTGAGGTTCTGAACTTCGAGCACAACGGCATCACCGTGAATGCCACTGAATCCCCCGAGGCCATGGGTGGCCTTGGCGACAACGTCATCGGCCTGGTCGGCACTGCGCCGAATGCCCATGCGTCGATCCCGAAAAACGCGCCGTTTCGTATCAACAGCTTCACCACCCAGGCGCTGCTGGACCCTACTGGTGCGGAGACTGGCACCCTGTTTCATGCCGTCTACCAGATACTGAAAGTGGTCAAGGTGCCGGTCTACGTGGTGATCGTGGAGGAGGGCGCCACTCCGGCTGACACGATCAACAACGTGATCGGCGGCGATGAGCCGGTCACTGGCCGCAAGTTGGGCCTGGCCGCGCTGGCCAGCGTGCCGGAAGACTTGACCATCATTGGCGCCCCTGGCTTTACCGGCACCAAGGCCGTGGCCGGTGAGTTCGCCTCCTTCGGCAAGCGCATCAAGGCCCGTGTGGTACTGGATGGCAAAGACGCAACCGTCGCCGATCAAGTGACCTACAGCGGCGAACTGGGCGGTGCCGACCTGGGCTTCGACCGTTGCCTGCTGGTGCACAACATGCCGTCGGTGTACTCCAAGGCGGCGAAGAAAAACGTGTTCCTGGCGCCATCGTCCCTGGCCATCGCCGCCTTGGCCAAGGTCAAGCAGTGGGAGAGCCCGGGTAATCAGGTGACGTTCGCCGAGGACGTTTCCCGCGTGGTCGAGTACAACATCCTCGACACCTCCACCGAAGGCGACCTGCTCAACCGCTACGGCGTGAGCTACTACGCCCGCACCATTCTCGGCGGCTTCTCGCTGCTGGGTAACCGCTCTATCACCGGCAAGTTCATCAGCTATGTCGGCCTTGAAGATGCGATCAGCCGCAAGCTGGTCAAGGCCGGCCAGAAAGCCATGGCCAAGAACCTCACCAAGTCCTTCATGGACCAGGAGGTCAAGCGCATCAACGACTGGCTGCAAACCCTGGTCGCCGACGAAACCATTCCCGGTGGCAGCGTGTACTTGCACCCGGAACTGAACAGTGTCGAGAAGTACAAGAACGGCACCTGGTACATCGTCATCGACTACGGCCGCTACGCGCCGAACGAACACATGATTTATCAACTCAATGCCCGCGATGAAATCATCGAGCAGTTCCTGGAGGACGTTCTCTAA
- a CDS encoding phage holin family protein yields the protein MTNEQQALAEMPVWLVIVLALIGGVSGEMWRADKEGARGWSLVRRLALRSGACMVCGVSALMLCYAAGMSIWTAGAIGCLTAMAGADVAIGLYERWAAKRIGVNEAPTSRPDQQ from the coding sequence ATGACAAACGAGCAGCAAGCGTTAGCGGAAATGCCTGTCTGGCTGGTGATCGTACTGGCCCTGATCGGCGGGGTGTCCGGCGAAATGTGGCGCGCCGACAAGGAGGGCGCTCGTGGTTGGTCCCTGGTACGGCGCCTGGCGCTGCGGTCCGGGGCATGCATGGTCTGCGGCGTGTCGGCGTTGATGCTGTGCTACGCCGCCGGCATGTCGATCTGGACCGCCGGCGCCATCGGTTGCCTGACCGCCATGGCCGGCGCGGACGTGGCCATCGGCCTTTATGAACGCTGGGCGGCCAAGCGCATCGGGGTCAACGAGGCCCCGACCTCTCGCCCGGATCAGCAGTAA
- a CDS encoding phage baseplate protein, giving the protein MIGIERNTGAAVDDWLQFVQRATRALTTPVGTRQKRPLYGSLIPQLLGQNLGDDLLILAQSHAAQAFYNAQNGIADFQPQVIVATLQGAGLLLRFAGTWKNRQQSFEVVT; this is encoded by the coding sequence ATGATTGGAATCGAGAGGAATACCGGGGCAGCCGTCGATGACTGGCTGCAATTCGTACAGCGTGCTACCCGAGCGCTGACCACCCCTGTAGGTACCCGCCAGAAGCGCCCGCTGTACGGCTCGTTGATCCCGCAACTGCTCGGCCAGAACCTTGGCGACGATCTGCTGATCCTCGCCCAGAGCCACGCCGCCCAAGCGTTCTACAACGCCCAGAACGGCATCGCCGACTTTCAACCCCAGGTCATCGTTGCCACCCTTCAGGGCGCGGGTTTGTTGCTGCGTTTTGCCGGCACCTGGAAAAACCGCCAACAATCCTTCGAGGTCGTGACATGA
- a CDS encoding LexA family transcriptional regulator produces MQKRNVSIVLRELLDRDRISPTELHRRTGVPQSTLSRILSGKIVDPSDKHISRIAEYFRVSTDHLRGRAAVGALRDDGRDPMHSELKDISLWDDDTPVNDDEVSIPFLREVELAAGSGRFVIEESEKASLRFGKRSLRHNGVQFDQAKCVTVRGNSMLPVLRDGATVGVNAGKSAIGDIVDGDLYAINHNGQLRVKQLYRLPSGIRLRSFNRDEHPDEDYSFQDIQDEQISILGHVFWWGMYAR; encoded by the coding sequence ATGCAAAAACGCAACGTTTCTATCGTCTTAAGAGAATTGCTGGACCGCGACCGGATCTCCCCCACGGAGCTTCACCGGCGTACCGGCGTGCCTCAATCCACACTGTCCCGGATCCTCAGCGGCAAGATCGTCGATCCGTCGGACAAGCACATCTCGCGCATCGCCGAGTACTTCCGCGTCAGCACCGACCATTTGCGCGGGCGCGCGGCAGTAGGGGCTTTGCGCGATGACGGGCGCGACCCGATGCATTCGGAACTCAAGGACATAAGCCTGTGGGACGACGACACCCCCGTGAATGACGACGAGGTGTCGATCCCTTTTCTGCGCGAGGTTGAATTGGCTGCTGGATCAGGAAGATTCGTCATCGAGGAAAGCGAGAAGGCCAGCCTGCGGTTCGGCAAGCGCAGCCTGCGGCATAACGGGGTGCAGTTTGACCAGGCCAAATGCGTGACGGTGCGCGGCAACAGTATGTTGCCGGTGCTGCGCGATGGCGCGACGGTCGGTGTGAATGCGGGTAAAAGCGCCATTGGTGATATCGTCGATGGCGACTTGTACGCCATCAATCACAATGGCCAGTTGCGCGTCAAACAGCTCTACCGCCTGCCTTCCGGGATTCGCCTGCGCAGCTTCAACCGCGATGAGCACCCGGATGAGGACTACAGCTTCCAGGATATCCAGGATGAACAGATCAGCATCCTCGGTCATGTGTTCTGGTGGGGCATGTACGCTCGTTAA
- a CDS encoding phage baseplate assembly protein V, whose translation MFDALLRMQLGPIVERLAEMEAQLEDLYRRAESFCRIGVCQEVDAASNTCKVSHGELLSPAIKFFNPSAGAQTETRIPSVGEQCLLLNYGGGEGGTQSVALFGLNSSLFPPVSGVASLTRRRHQDGTQSDYDDTTHTFNWVNGPTTFSGSREQVEVNVGAASLTMSAQRITLQLGPTGLLLDAAGVHLSGPLVDHQGRVISRA comes from the coding sequence ATGTTCGATGCACTGCTACGCATGCAATTGGGACCGATCGTCGAGCGCCTGGCGGAAATGGAGGCCCAGCTCGAAGACTTGTACCGACGCGCAGAAAGCTTCTGTCGGATTGGCGTGTGCCAGGAGGTCGATGCTGCCAGCAATACCTGCAAGGTCAGCCACGGTGAGTTGCTCAGCCCGGCGATCAAGTTTTTCAACCCCAGCGCTGGGGCGCAAACCGAAACCCGCATTCCTTCAGTGGGCGAGCAGTGCCTGCTGCTCAACTACGGCGGCGGGGAAGGGGGCACGCAGTCTGTGGCGTTGTTCGGCCTCAACAGTAGTCTCTTTCCGCCTGTTTCCGGTGTTGCGTCGCTGACGAGGCGTCGTCATCAGGACGGCACCCAGAGCGACTACGACGACACCACCCATACGTTCAACTGGGTTAACGGCCCAACCACGTTCAGCGGCTCCCGCGAGCAAGTCGAGGTCAACGTCGGTGCCGCCAGCCTCACTATGAGTGCCCAGCGCATCACCCTGCAACTCGGCCCCACCGGCTTGTTGCTGGATGCTGCCGGCGTGCATTTGAGCGGCCCGCTGGTGGATCACCAGGGCCGCGTGATCAGTCGCGCATAA
- a CDS encoding phage tail assembly protein produces the protein MAWMPPLHVLLSPITADTGASIQQVQLKPLYYAAQKDALARAGDDEDDQFFELAKLATGLSEKELDQLKRPDYVTIAQYVHETSTRPASFFLGETAESTHEEPVQLLLPLDAAGRTFTELSLEMPALRATKAMKKLATNKERAEFITAHCTGLMIPDLAGLTVPDWTELQERIDDFLNQPAAFFRNATSK, from the coding sequence ATGGCCTGGATGCCACCGCTGCATGTCCTGCTGTCTCCGATCACCGCCGATACCGGCGCGTCGATCCAGCAGGTTCAACTCAAGCCGCTGTACTACGCCGCGCAGAAAGACGCGCTGGCCCGGGCCGGTGATGATGAGGACGACCAGTTCTTCGAACTGGCGAAACTCGCCACCGGCCTGTCGGAAAAAGAGCTCGACCAACTCAAACGCCCGGACTACGTGACCATCGCCCAATACGTACACGAGACGTCGACACGTCCCGCGTCGTTTTTCCTCGGTGAGACGGCGGAATCGACCCACGAAGAGCCCGTCCAACTGTTGCTGCCCCTCGACGCGGCGGGCCGTACCTTCACCGAATTGTCCCTGGAAATGCCCGCCCTGCGCGCCACCAAGGCGATGAAAAAACTTGCCACCAACAAAGAGCGCGCCGAGTTCATCACGGCTCACTGCACCGGTTTGATGATTCCCGATCTCGCTGGCCTGACTGTGCCCGACTGGACCGAATTGCAGGAGCGCATCGACGATTTTTTAAATCAACCGGCGGCCTTCTTTCGCAACGCGACATCGAAGTGA
- a CDS encoding phage tail protein, giving the protein MGIETTITKVVDACNKLTETVTNQIGKIDARVDMASSQFTAWRNSVQAKDINGRASYTQTIDLTGLSTSIFYPVWWRMPGNERGMSEVIISRNYGLDAGLNPFNNNFDVHVAGLNLQMEGCGIPWNGDANFLTIKRISQTYRETVRRAQFGMLSIVRPVTGLKPIWLNQTPGTLVSSPQESGCYLRGGLTYIVTKSFEEPVKFSRSDAEVELSQSVAPEYEISWKVKPFALTAPELGETYPESRLAYTLDNDLRYAVKGV; this is encoded by the coding sequence ATGGGAATTGAAACGACTATCACGAAAGTTGTAGATGCGTGTAATAAGCTAACGGAAACGGTTACTAACCAAATTGGGAAAATTGATGCGCGGGTAGACATGGCTTCGAGTCAATTTACTGCGTGGCGTAATAGTGTGCAGGCTAAGGATATTAATGGCCGTGCTTCTTATACGCAGACGATTGATCTTACGGGACTTTCTACCAGTATTTTCTACCCGGTCTGGTGGCGTATGCCGGGTAATGAAAGAGGTATGTCGGAGGTCATTATTTCCAGAAATTATGGCTTGGATGCAGGCCTCAATCCGTTCAACAATAATTTCGACGTACATGTTGCCGGTTTGAACTTGCAAATGGAGGGCTGCGGAATTCCATGGAACGGGGACGCAAATTTTTTGACGATTAAGCGCATCTCTCAGACTTACCGCGAGACCGTCCGTCGCGCTCAGTTCGGCATGTTGTCTATCGTTCGTCCTGTTACTGGCCTTAAACCCATTTGGCTGAATCAGACGCCGGGTACGCTGGTCTCTTCCCCGCAGGAGTCGGGCTGTTACTTGCGAGGTGGACTGACGTATATCGTTACCAAGAGTTTTGAAGAACCTGTGAAGTTCAGTCGCTCAGACGCTGAAGTAGAACTTAGCCAATCGGTGGCACCGGAATATGAAATTTCTTGGAAGGTCAAACCGTTTGCGTTGACCGCCCCCGAGCTTGGAGAAACCTATCCGGAGAGCAGGTTGGCTTACACACTGGATAACGATCTGCGCTACGCGGTGAAAGGAGTATGA
- a CDS encoding phage major tail tube protein has protein sequence MFTNRVRQAIAATLQGLPLSATVEEFTPPKIEFDMEPMSGGRFIAEEMAKSGKVLGATLVLQGAGPEIMLALGVRLGDDILLNVREAGQDQDGKTYFTYHTVGGKLKSLAEAKLKMGDKATTTLELSCRTYNRLENGISVIDIDVRTQKFVLNGVDILGDARRAVLMP, from the coding sequence ATGTTTACCAACCGTGTAAGACAGGCCATTGCGGCCACCCTCCAAGGCCTACCGTTGTCCGCGACCGTAGAGGAATTTACCCCGCCGAAGATTGAATTCGACATGGAGCCCATGTCCGGTGGGCGCTTTATCGCCGAAGAAATGGCCAAGAGCGGCAAGGTGCTCGGCGCCACGCTAGTGCTGCAAGGCGCCGGCCCGGAAATCATGCTGGCGCTGGGCGTGCGTCTGGGTGACGACATTCTGTTGAACGTGCGCGAAGCCGGCCAGGACCAGGACGGCAAGACCTACTTCACCTACCACACCGTCGGCGGCAAGCTCAAATCCCTGGCCGAGGCGAAGCTGAAGATGGGCGACAAGGCCACCACCACCCTGGAATTGTCCTGCCGCACCTACAACCGCCTGGAAAACGGTATTTCGGTGATCGACATCGACGTGCGCACCCAGAAGTTCGTGCTCAACGGCGTCGACATTCTTGGCGATGCCCGCCGCGCCGTGCTGATGCCTTAA
- a CDS encoding phage tail protein I — translation MSEPKASLLPANSSPLEKSLDLGFGQLLERVVPPFPALMNPLQTPAEFLPYLAADRGVSEWDADASETEKRLTTALSWQIQRQAGTPKALSYAVESLGFTPNISAWYQQRPLGAPYTFDVQAIIGRSWSSGDHNRLIRRINAAQSERDLATITIVHETSQGLRLTSAVDPGLSIGEDNPPGALPEVKLHGAVCFNSAAHTPLSDGELQLEGTLPEFGLAARLTSAGLARHYTINDYDLRAQP, via the coding sequence ATGAGTGAACCCAAAGCGAGCCTCTTGCCGGCTAACAGCTCACCGTTGGAGAAGTCGCTGGACCTGGGCTTCGGGCAGTTGCTGGAGCGGGTTGTACCGCCGTTTCCGGCCTTGATGAACCCGCTGCAGACGCCAGCCGAATTTCTTCCTTACCTAGCCGCCGACCGTGGTGTCAGTGAGTGGGATGCGGACGCCAGCGAGACCGAAAAGCGCCTCACCACAGCCTTGTCCTGGCAGATCCAGCGCCAGGCGGGTACGCCCAAGGCACTGAGCTACGCAGTGGAGTCGCTGGGGTTCACCCCCAACATCAGCGCCTGGTATCAGCAAAGGCCATTGGGTGCCCCCTACACCTTTGATGTGCAGGCGATTATCGGGCGCAGTTGGTCCAGCGGCGATCATAACCGGCTTATTCGCCGGATCAATGCTGCGCAGAGTGAGCGGGACCTGGCGACGATCACCATCGTGCATGAAACCTCCCAGGGGCTGCGGCTCACCAGTGCCGTTGACCCCGGTTTGAGCATCGGCGAGGACAACCCTCCTGGCGCACTGCCCGAAGTGAAGCTTCACGGTGCCGTGTGCTTCAACAGCGCAGCCCATACCCCATTGAGCGATGGCGAGTTGCAGCTTGAAGGTACGCTACCGGAATTCGGGCTTGCCGCCCGGCTAACCAGTGCCGGGCTGGCCCGGCACTACACCATTAACGACTACGACCTCAGGGCGCAGCCATGA
- a CDS encoding baseplate J/gp47 family protein, translating into MSMLIPGQNQLAEPAIIAVDEFEPLLAEFKAFVVDYVATRAPQSAAKLKVSLDNESELLTLALEAFCVRLQTHERKYNARIKQMLAWWATGSNLDARLADMGLERQVLDPGDPAAFPPVPPILESDDDARLRYYLAPHAPAAGSRMHYRREVFTLGERPSVKVQSATPGVVTVSYTFDTDGYAAQVKDGNGRRTAPGEVMVTVLSRDGDGTPSADLLDGVRRHFARPDVRPETDSVTVQAAQILRYKIRVVAKINAGPDSGLTQVAAQKLLQDYAGSCHRLEGRVDPSWIDYAIHSAGAAQLQILEPLVPIVSTAFQAPYCTGVEVEVRTL; encoded by the coding sequence ATGAGCATGTTGATCCCTGGCCAGAACCAACTGGCGGAACCGGCCATCATCGCGGTGGACGAGTTCGAACCGCTGTTGGCCGAGTTCAAGGCCTTCGTCGTTGACTATGTCGCCACCCGGGCACCGCAAAGCGCGGCCAAACTCAAGGTCAGCCTCGACAACGAAAGCGAACTGCTGACCCTGGCCCTGGAAGCGTTTTGCGTGCGCCTGCAAACCCACGAGCGCAAGTACAACGCCCGCATCAAACAGATGCTGGCGTGGTGGGCCACCGGCAGTAACCTGGATGCACGCCTGGCCGACATGGGCCTGGAGCGCCAGGTGCTCGACCCCGGCGACCCGGCCGCTTTCCCGCCGGTGCCGCCGATTCTGGAAAGCGACGACGACGCCCGCCTGCGTTACTACCTGGCCCCACACGCACCGGCTGCAGGCTCGCGCATGCACTATCGTCGCGAAGTGTTCACCCTCGGCGAGCGGCCGTCGGTCAAGGTGCAAAGCGCCACGCCGGGTGTGGTGACTGTCAGCTATACCTTTGATACGGACGGGTATGCGGCCCAGGTAAAAGATGGCAATGGGCGTCGAACGGCGCCTGGCGAAGTGATGGTCACTGTGCTGTCCCGCGACGGCGACGGTACGCCATCTGCGGATTTGCTTGACGGTGTTCGTCGCCATTTCGCACGGCCGGATGTACGGCCCGAGACGGATTCGGTCACTGTGCAAGCTGCGCAAATCCTGCGCTATAAAATTCGCGTGGTCGCGAAGATCAACGCAGGTCCCGATTCGGGCCTTACTCAAGTCGCCGCGCAGAAACTGCTGCAAGACTACGCAGGGTCGTGTCATCGCCTGGAAGGCCGAGTAGATCCGAGCTGGATCGATTACGCGATCCACAGTGCCGGCGCCGCCCAACTGCAAATCCTTGAACCGCTGGTACCGATTGTCAGCACTGCGTTCCAGGCCCCGTACTGTACGGGCGTCGAGGTGGAGGTGCGCACGCTATGA